GAAAACGCATACCTGAACTACTCCATGTACGTCATCATGGATCGTGCGTTGCCGTTTATCGGTGATGGCCTGAAACCCGTTCAGCGTCGCATCGTTTACGCAATGTCTGAACTGGGGCTGAACGCCAGCGCGAAGTTCAAAAAATCCGCCCGTACCGTGGGCGACGTGCTGGGTAAATACCACCCGCACGGCGACAGCGCATGTTACGAAGCGATGGTGTTAATGGCCCAGCCCTTCTCCTACCGTTACCCGCTGGTTGATGGTCAGGGAAACTGGGGCGCGCCGGACGATCCGAAGTCCTTCGCCGCCATGCGTTATACCGAATCCCGCTTGTCCAAATACGCCGAATTACTGCTGAGCGAACTGGGCCAGGGCACTGTTGATTGGGTGCCTAACTTCGACGGGACAATGCAGGAGCCGAAAATGCTGCCTGCGCGCCTGCCGAATATCCTGCTGAACGGCACCACCGGTATTGCGGTCGGCATGGCAACGGATATTCCGCCGCATAACCTGCGCGAAGTGGCGAACGCCGCCATCACCCTGATTGAACAGCCGAAAACCACCCTCGACCAGTTGCTGGATATCGTACAAGGGCCGGATTATCCCACCGAAGCGGAAATCATTACCTCCCGCGCGGAAATCCGCAAAATCTACCAGAACGGTCGCGGTTCGGTGCGTATGCGCGCGGTGTGGAAAAAAGAGGACGGTGCCGTGGTGATTACTGCGCTGCCGCACCAGGTTTCCGGTGCGCGCGTGCTGGAGCAAATCGCCAGCCAGATGCGCAATAAAAAATTGCCGATGGTGGATGATCTGCGCGACGAATCGGATCATGAAAACCCGACCCGCCTGGTGATCGTGCCGCGATCCAATCGCGTGGATATGGATCAGGTGATGAACCACCTGTTCGCCACCACCGATCTGGAAAAGAGCTACCGCATTAACCTGAATATGATCGGTCTGGACGGTCGCCCGGCGGTGAAAAACCTGCTGGAGATCCTCACCGAATGGCTGGCGTTCCGTCGTGATACAGTGCGCCGCCGTCTCAATCACCGGCTGGAGAAAGTGCTTAAGCGCCTGCATATCCTTGAAGGTTTGCTGGTGGCGTTTCTCAATATTGACGAAGTGATTGAAATCATCCGCACCGAGGACGAACCGAAGCCCGCGCTGATGTCGCGTTTTGGCATCAGTGAAACCCAGGCGGAAGCGATCCTCGAATTAAAACTGCGCCACCTCGCCAAACTCGAAGAGGTGAAGATTCGCGGTGAGCAACACGATCTGGAAAAAGAGCGCGACCAGTTGCAGGCGATCCTGGCTTCTGAGCGCAAGATGAACACCCTGCTGAAGAAAGAGTTGCAGGCCGATGCCGACGCGTTTGGCGACGATCGCCGTTCACCGCTCCACGAGCGCGAAGAAGCGAAAGCGATGAACGAGCACGATATGCTGCCGTCTGAACCGGTCACCATCGTATTGTCACAAATGGGCTGGGTGCGTAGCGCCAAAGGTCACGACATTGACGCGCAGGGTCTGAGCTATAAAGCCGGTGATAGCTGGAAATCCTCGGCCAAAGGCAAGAGCAATCAGCCGGTGGTGTTTATCGATACCACCGGGCGCAGCTACGCCGTTGATCCGAGTTCGCTGCCATCCGCGCGCGGGCAGGGCGAGCCGTTAACCGGCAAGCTGACGCTGCCGCCGGGTGCCACGGTTGAGCATATGGTGATGAGCAATGAAGATCAGAAGCTGCTGATGGCCTCCGATGCGGGTTACGGCTTTGTCTGCACCTTCAATGACTTAGTGGCGCGTAACCGTGCCGGTAAGACGCTTATCAGCCTGCCGGAAAATTCCCGCGTGATGCCGCCGCTGGAGATTGAAAACGACAACGATATGCTGCTGGCGATCACCGCTGCGGGCCGCATGTTGATGTTCCCGGTCAGCGATCTGCCGCAGTTATCGAAAGGTAAAGGCAACAAGATCATCGGCATTTCGTCTGCCGATGCGGCGAAGGGCACCGATGCGCTGGCTCATCTCTATCTCCTGCCGCCGCAAAGCACGCTGACCTTGCACGTCGGCAAACGCAAAATCAAACTGCGTCCGGAAGAGCTGCAAAAAGTGCAGGGCGAGCGCGGACGCCGCGGTACGCTGATGCGGGGCTTGCAGAAAATCGACCGCGTGGAGATAGACTCGCCTTCCCGTCCGGGTGCGGGCGATAGCGAAGAGTAATCTTCATTACCCTCTCCCCACCCCTCTGGTGGGGAGATATTTCTTAGAAATTTCCCGTAAAGGCGTTGTTTATTCGCGAATTGCGATTAACAATACGTTCTTTTTAAAGGCCGCATAACATAAAGCCCGGACCGGATAATGGTCATTGGTGGCGCAGCCAGCTTCAGCGTATTTACGCTGGCGTGTATATAATGCTCAGGGTATGGGCTTCAGAGGTCGCTATGCTATTTATTGTTCGCGCAATCATCATTGTTATTTATTCCATTCTGGTCAGCGTATTCGGATCTATTTACTGCCTGTTCAGCCCACGAAATCCAAAACATGTTGCCACCTTCGGCCATCTGTTTGGCCGCCTCTCAACGGTGATGGGCCTGAAAGTAGAAACCCGCCTGCCGCCGGGTGCCGACCAGTTCGGCAATGCCATTTATATTGCTAACCACCAGAACAACTACGACATGGTCACCGCGTCTAAAATCGTGTTGCCGCCTACGGTCACCGTCGGTAAAAAAAGCCTGCTGTGGATCCCCTTTTTCGGACAGCTTTACTGGCTGGCCGGTAACTTGCTGATTGATCGGGATAACCGCGCCAAAGCGCACGGCACCATCGCCCAGGTCGTCAAGCAGATTCAGAAACGCAATATCTCTGTCTGGATGTTCCCGGAAGGTACCCGCAGCCGTGGTCGCGGCCTGCTGCCGTTTAAAACCGGCGCGTTCCATGCGGCGATTGCCGCCGGGGTGCCAATTATTCCGGTGTGTGTCTCCTCAACCTCCAACAAAATCAATCTCAACCGCCTGAACAATGGGCTGGTGATTGTCGAAATGCTGCCGCCGGTAGATATCTCGCAGTTTGGTAAAGACCAGGTTCGCCAACTGGCGACTCATTGCCGCGAGATCATGGCGGCGAAAATTGAGGAACTCGACAAAGAAGTTGCGCAGCGTGAAGCAGCAGGTCGGGTTTAACCTTTTGTTAGTGAGCAAACCCGGAGGCGAGAACACCTTCGGCGGATTTAGTCAGCGTTACACGGAGCAAATATGTCACTCAGTCGGCGTCAGTTTCTTCAGGCATCCGGGGTTGCGCTTTGTGCCAGTGCGGTGCCGCTGAGGGCAAATGCTGCCGGGCAGCAACCGCCGCTGCCCATTCCTCCGCTGCTTGAGTCCCGACGCGGGCAGCCGCTCTTTTTGACATTACAACGTGCTCACTGGTCCTTTGCCCCCGGCACGCGCGCGCAAATTTCAGGCATTAACGGGCGTTACCTCGGGCCGACGATCCGCGTCTGGAATGGCGACGATGTGAAGCTGATTTACAGCAACCGGCTGGCAGAAAACGTGGCGATGACCGTCAGTGGTTTGCAGGTGCCCGGCCCGCTGATGGGCGGCGCGGCGCGCATGATGACAGCGAATAACGACTGGGCGCCGGTGCTGCCTATTCGCCAGAGCGCCAGCACGCTGTGGTATCACGCCAATACGCCGAACCGCACCGCACAGCAGGTCTATAGCGGGCTGGCGGGAATGTGGCTGGTGGAAGATGAGATAAGCAAATCACTGCCGATCCCGAACCATTACGGTGTCGATGACTTCCCGGTCATTATTCAGGATAAACGGCTGGATAATTTCGGCACGCCGGAATACAGCGAGCCGGGTAGCGGCGGGTTTGTCGGAGATACCTTGATGGTTAACGGCGCGCAAAGTCCCTTTGTGGAGGTTTCTCGCGGCTGGGTGCGCCTGCGCCTGCTGAATGCCTCCAACTCCCGCCGTTATCTGCTGCAAGTGAGCGATGGCCGCGCCCTGCATGTGATTGCGGGCGATCAGGGCTTCTTGCCTGCACCGGTTTCGGTGAAACAGCTCTCGCTGGCACCCGGCGAGCGCCGCGAAGTGCTGGTGGATATGACCAACGGCGATGAAGTGTCGATCACCTGCGGGGAAGCGGCGGGTATTATGGACCGGCTGCGCGGCCTCTTCGAGCCGTCGAGCATATTGATCTCCACGCTGGTATTGACCCTGCGTCCCACCGGGTTGCTGCCGCTGGTAACAGATACGTTGCCGATGCGCTTGCTGCCGTCTGAGATTATGGCCGGTTCGCCAACGCGCAGCCGCGATATCACGCTGGGCAGCGATCCGGGCATTAACGGTCAGTTGTGGGATACGCAGCGCATTGACATCACCGCGCAGCAGGGGACCTGGGAGCGCTGGACGGTGCGCGCCGAGATGCCGCAGTCGTTTCATATCGAAGGCGTGATGTTTATGATCCGCAACGTTAACGGTGCGCTGCCGTTCCCGGAAGATCGGGGCTGGAAAGATACCGTGTGGATTGACGGGCAGGTTGAGCTTCTGGTGTGGTTTGGTCAGCCGTCATGGGCGCATTTCCCGTTTCAGTACCAAAGCCAGACGCTGGAGATGGCCGACCGCGGATCGGTGGGTCAATTGCTGGTCAATCCGGCGCCTTAACTCGCCTGTGCCTGGTGGCGTTTCGCTTGCCAGGCCTGGGCAAAATCCTCCTGTATTTCCATTCAGGTTACGGCGTATAATCGCCGCCCTTTGATTACTTTTTTAGCAATTCTGGATGCAAGATGAGCGCAATATCCCTGATCCAACCGGATCGTGACCTTTTCTCCTGGCCCCAATACTGGGCGGCCTGCTTCGGCCCCGCGCCATTTTTGCCGATGTCGCGCGAAGAGATGGATCAACTTGGCTGGGATAGCTGCGACATTATTCTGGTTACCGGCGACGCTTACGTTGACCACCCGAGTTTCGGTATGGCCATTTGCGGGCGCATGCTGGAAGCGCAGGGCTTTCGCGTCGGTATCATTTCTCAGCCGGACTGGAACAGCAAAGACGACTTTATGCGCCTTGGCAAACCGAACCTGTTTTTCGGCGTGACCGCCGGGAATATGGATTCGATGATCAACCGCTACACCGCCGACCGTAAGCTGCGCCATGACGATGCCTACACGGCGGATAACGTCGCCGGGAAACGCCCGGATCGCGCCACGCTGGTCTATACCCAGCGCTGTAAAGAGGCATGGAAAGAGGTGCCGGTGATCCTCGGCGGGATTGAAGCCAGCCTGCGCCGCACCGCCCATTACGATTACTGGTCTGACACCGTGCGCCGCTCGGTGCTGATTGATGCCAAAGCCGACATGCTGATGTTCGGCAACGGTGAGCGCCCGCTGGTGGAAGTGGCGCACCGTCTTGCCGCTGGTGAGCCGATCGCGCAGATTCGCGATGTGCGCAACACGGCGATCATCGTAAAAGAAGCCTTGCCGGGCTGGAGCGGTGTCGATTCCACCCGCCTCGACACGCCGGGCAAAATCGACCCGATTCCCCATCCTTACGGCGAAGATCTGCCGTGCGCGGATAACAAGCCGGTAGAGCCGCAAGCGCAGGAAGCCAAACGCGTTACGGTTCAGCCGCCGCGCCCGAAACCGTGGGAAAAAACCTATATTCTGCTGCCGTCTTACGAGAAGGTGAAAGCCGACAAAGTGCTGTATGCCCACGCGTCGCGTATTTTGCACCATGAAACCAACCCAGGCTGCGCCCGTGCGCTGCTGCAAAAGCATGGCGATCGTTACATCTGGATCAACCCGCCAGCCATTCCGCTATCAACGGAAGAGATGGACAGCGTGTTTGCGCTGCCTTACAAACGCGTGCCGCACCCGGCGTATGGCAACAGCCGTATCCCGGCCTACGAGATGATCCGCTTTTCGATTAACATCATGCGCGGCTGCTTTGGCGGCTGCTCTTTCTGCTCGATTACCGAGCATGAAGGGCGCATTATTCAGAGCCGCTCGGAAGATTCGATCATCAACGAGATCGAAGCGATTCGCGACACGGTACCGGGTTTTACCGGCGTAATTTCCGATCTGGGTGGGCCGACGGCCAATATGTATATGCTGCGCTGCAAATCGCCACGCGCCGAGCAAACCTGCCGCCGTCTTTCCTGTGTCTACCCGGATATCTGCCCGCATATGGATACCAACCATCAGCCGACCATCGATCTTTATCGCCGCGCCCGCGATTTGAAAGGCATTAAGAAAATCTTGATTGCCTCCGGTGTGCGTTACGATCTGGCGGTAGAAGATCCGCGTTATGTGAAAGAGCTGGCGACGCACCACGTCGGCGGTTATCTGAAGATTGCCCCGGAACATACCGAAGAAGGGCCGCTGTCGAAGATGATGAAACCCGGCATGGGCAGCTACGATCGCTTTAAACAACTGTTCGATACCTATTCGAAACAGGCGGGCAAAGAGCAGTACCTGATCCCGTACTTTATCTCCGCGCACCCCGGTACGCGTGATGAAGATATGGTGAACCTGGCGCTGTGGCTGAAACGCCACCGTTTCCGCCTCGATCAGGTGCAGAACTTCTATCCGTCGCCGCTAGCTAACTCGACGACGATGTATTACACCGGCAAAAACCCGCTGTCGAAAATAGATTACAAGAGCGAAGAGGTGGTGGTGCCGAAAGGGGACAAACAGCGCCGTCTGCATAAAGCGCTGCTGCGTTACCACGATCCGGCGAACTGGCCGATGCTGCGCCAGGCGCTGGAAGCGATGGGTAAAAAACACCTGATTGGTTCACGCCGCGAATGCCTGGTGCCGGCCCCAACGATGGAAGAGATGCGCGAAGCGCGTCGCCAGAGCCGCCATGCGCAGCCTGCGTTGACCAAACATACGCCGATTGTGCATCAGCGCAGCAATGGTAAAAACGCCGCGCCCGCGAAGAAAAAACCCGCCCGCGTACGCTAAATAGACCGCAATTGTAGGCCGGATAAGCGTCAGCGCCATCCGGCGGTGTTTAGCCACTTCATGCCGGATGGCGGCGTCCCGCCTTATCCGGCCTACGATTATATCCGGCCTTTAGCCGCTGAACTGGTCCGGGTCTGGCCCCAGGCGTTTACCCTGATCCAGTTTGGCGATTTCACCCAGCTCATCTTTATCGAGGCGGAAATCCCAAACGTCGAAGTTCTCGACGATACGCGCAGGCGTGACCGATTTCGGGATCACCACCAGGCCGCTATCCAGATGCCAGCGAATAACAATTTGCGCTGGCGTTTTGCCATATTTATCTGCCAGTTCACGAATAATTTTCTGATCAAAAACGCCTTCGCCACCCTGCGCCAGCGGGCTCCAGGACTCGGTCTGGATCTTGTGCGTCGCGTTCCAGGCATGTAACTGACGCTGTTGCAGCAACGGATGCAGCTCAATCTGGTTGATAACCGGGATCACGCCGGTCTCATCGATGATCTTTTGCAGATGATGAGTCTGGAAATTACACACGCCGATACTTTTTATCAGCCCCTGTTTTTGCAACTCGATCATGCCTTTCCAGGCTTCAACGTAATGATCCATCGCCGGGACCGGCCAGTGCATCAAATAGAGATCGACATAATCGAGTTGTAACTTTTCGAGGCTCTCTTTCAATGCTTCAGCCGGGCGTTTCTGATCGCCATTCCATAATTTCGTGGTAATGAACAACTCTTCACGCGGCACGCCCGCGCTGGCTAATGCTTTACCAACACCGTCTTCGTTCTTGTAGGCTGCGGCGGTATCGATGGAGCGATACCCAACTTCCAGCGCCTTATGGATGGCGGTAACCACTTCCTCGTTGCTCGCTTTCCACACGCCAAGACCCAGTTGCGGCATCAGGTTGCCGTCAGAGAGTTTAATCACGGTTGGATGTGTCATGCATTTCTCCTTTGAATAGGCTTACCGGGACGAGCCCGGTAAGGTGGTTTGCATTAAGTGTGGTCGAAAAACCCAAAAACGGAAGCTGTGCTGTGTAAGACCTTAGCGAGCGGCTTCGTAAATGCGGCGGCTCACATCCAGCGTAATGTCTTGATGTTCGCCCAGTTTCGTCATGCCGTGCTCTTCCAGTTTCGCCAGCAATGCCGGAATAGAACTGCCATCCAGGCCGTAACCGGAAAGATACGTCGGCACGCCCATACGCTCGAAGAAATTGCGCGTAGCGGCAATCGCAGCATCAATGCGTTCGCTTTCGGAGCCTTCAGTGATATTCCACACGCGCTCTGCGTATTGCAGCAGTTTTTCGCGTTTGGTATCGCGTTTCTCATTCCACAGCGCAGGCAGCACAACGGCCAGGGTTTGCGCATGATCAAGACCGTGCATCGCCGTCAGTTCGTGGCCCAGCATATGGGTTGCCCAATCCTGCGGCACGCCCGCGCCAATTAAACCGTTCAGCGCCTGCGTCGCCGCCCACATTACATTGGCGCGCACGTTGTAGTTTTCCGGCTCCTGCAACGCTTTCGGGCCTTCTTCAACCAGCGTCAGCAGAATGCCTTCGGCGAAACGATCCTGGATTTTGCCATCGACCGGGTACGTTACGTAC
The nucleotide sequence above comes from Kosakonia sp. H02. Encoded proteins:
- the parC gene encoding DNA topoisomerase IV subunit A — encoded protein: MSDMAERLALHEFTENAYLNYSMYVIMDRALPFIGDGLKPVQRRIVYAMSELGLNASAKFKKSARTVGDVLGKYHPHGDSACYEAMVLMAQPFSYRYPLVDGQGNWGAPDDPKSFAAMRYTESRLSKYAELLLSELGQGTVDWVPNFDGTMQEPKMLPARLPNILLNGTTGIAVGMATDIPPHNLREVANAAITLIEQPKTTLDQLLDIVQGPDYPTEAEIITSRAEIRKIYQNGRGSVRMRAVWKKEDGAVVITALPHQVSGARVLEQIASQMRNKKLPMVDDLRDESDHENPTRLVIVPRSNRVDMDQVMNHLFATTDLEKSYRINLNMIGLDGRPAVKNLLEILTEWLAFRRDTVRRRLNHRLEKVLKRLHILEGLLVAFLNIDEVIEIIRTEDEPKPALMSRFGISETQAEAILELKLRHLAKLEEVKIRGEQHDLEKERDQLQAILASERKMNTLLKKELQADADAFGDDRRSPLHEREEAKAMNEHDMLPSEPVTIVLSQMGWVRSAKGHDIDAQGLSYKAGDSWKSSAKGKSNQPVVFIDTTGRSYAVDPSSLPSARGQGEPLTGKLTLPPGATVEHMVMSNEDQKLLMASDAGYGFVCTFNDLVARNRAGKTLISLPENSRVMPPLEIENDNDMLLAITAAGRMLMFPVSDLPQLSKGKGNKIIGISSADAAKGTDALAHLYLLPPQSTLTLHVGKRKIKLRPEELQKVQGERGRRGTLMRGLQKIDRVEIDSPSRPGAGDSEE
- a CDS encoding 1-acylglycerol-3-phosphate O-acyltransferase; amino-acid sequence: MLFIVRAIIIVIYSILVSVFGSIYCLFSPRNPKHVATFGHLFGRLSTVMGLKVETRLPPGADQFGNAIYIANHQNNYDMVTASKIVLPPTVTVGKKSLLWIPFFGQLYWLAGNLLIDRDNRAKAHGTIAQVVKQIQKRNISVWMFPEGTRSRGRGLLPFKTGAFHAAIAAGVPIIPVCVSSTSNKINLNRLNNGLVIVEMLPPVDISQFGKDQVRQLATHCREIMAAKIEELDKEVAQREAAGRV
- the ftsP gene encoding cell division protein FtsP translates to MSLSRRQFLQASGVALCASAVPLRANAAGQQPPLPIPPLLESRRGQPLFLTLQRAHWSFAPGTRAQISGINGRYLGPTIRVWNGDDVKLIYSNRLAENVAMTVSGLQVPGPLMGGAARMMTANNDWAPVLPIRQSASTLWYHANTPNRTAQQVYSGLAGMWLVEDEISKSLPIPNHYGVDDFPVIIQDKRLDNFGTPEYSEPGSGGFVGDTLMVNGAQSPFVEVSRGWVRLRLLNASNSRRYLLQVSDGRALHVIAGDQGFLPAPVSVKQLSLAPGERREVLVDMTNGDEVSITCGEAAGIMDRLRGLFEPSSILISTLVLTLRPTGLLPLVTDTLPMRLLPSEIMAGSPTRSRDITLGSDPGINGQLWDTQRIDITAQQGTWERWTVRAEMPQSFHIEGVMFMIRNVNGALPFPEDRGWKDTVWIDGQVELLVWFGQPSWAHFPFQYQSQTLEMADRGSVGQLLVNPAP
- the dkgA gene encoding 2,5-didehydrogluconate reductase DkgA encodes the protein MTHPTVIKLSDGNLMPQLGLGVWKASNEEVVTAIHKALEVGYRSIDTAAAYKNEDGVGKALASAGVPREELFITTKLWNGDQKRPAEALKESLEKLQLDYVDLYLMHWPVPAMDHYVEAWKGMIELQKQGLIKSIGVCNFQTHHLQKIIDETGVIPVINQIELHPLLQQRQLHAWNATHKIQTESWSPLAQGGEGVFDQKIIRELADKYGKTPAQIVIRWHLDSGLVVIPKSVTPARIVENFDVWDFRLDKDELGEIAKLDQGKRLGPDPDQFSG